A single region of the Pseudalkalibacillus berkeleyi genome encodes:
- a CDS encoding mechanosensitive ion channel family protein has product MLGWYNTTLEYVTDLDFWIDIGIALAIFIGFVLFRKLFTKYIFKLISRTTDKSSTQVLHKILLAFERPLYVFFIFLGLYMAYQSLEISREVYQVPSRLYRSSVILVITWGLVNLSSSSSILFNRFQHRLDLQVDQILIPFISRVLKFVIVAVSISVLAQEWGYNVNGFVAGLGIGGLAFALAAKESLSNLFGGIVIIIERPFSIGDWIQTPSVDGIVEDINFRSTKVRTFADALVTVPNANISNEAITNWTRMRKRRVFFNLGVTYTTPKDKLETCVKQIKTLLTEHKEVHPEFIEVRFDKYNDSSLDILIYFYTKTTAWINYLEVKEDINYRIMEILDREGVSVAFPSRSIYMEKEDTAESGEKE; this is encoded by the coding sequence ATGCTGGGCTGGTATAACACAACACTTGAATATGTTACCGATCTTGATTTCTGGATCGATATCGGAATTGCGCTTGCCATTTTTATTGGCTTTGTTTTATTTCGCAAATTGTTTACGAAATATATATTCAAACTCATCTCGAGGACGACTGATAAATCTTCTACTCAAGTACTACATAAAATATTACTCGCATTTGAACGACCGTTATATGTTTTTTTCATTTTTCTAGGACTATATATGGCCTATCAATCGTTAGAAATCAGTCGTGAAGTCTATCAAGTACCTTCACGTCTCTACCGTTCATCGGTCATTTTAGTCATCACATGGGGGCTCGTCAACCTATCTTCCTCCTCATCGATTTTGTTCAATCGATTTCAACATCGGTTAGATCTACAAGTCGATCAAATTTTGATTCCTTTCATTTCAAGGGTGTTGAAATTCGTCATCGTTGCAGTAAGTATTAGTGTACTTGCGCAGGAATGGGGATATAACGTAAATGGATTCGTAGCTGGACTGGGGATAGGTGGACTCGCATTCGCTCTTGCAGCGAAAGAGTCATTGTCCAATCTTTTCGGCGGAATTGTCATCATCATCGAACGTCCTTTCTCAATCGGTGATTGGATTCAAACGCCTTCTGTTGATGGTATTGTAGAAGACATCAACTTCCGAAGTACGAAGGTTCGTACGTTTGCAGATGCACTCGTGACGGTACCAAATGCCAATATCTCAAATGAGGCAATCACAAACTGGACAAGAATGCGTAAGCGTCGAGTGTTCTTCAATCTAGGTGTCACTTACACAACACCGAAAGACAAGCTTGAAACGTGCGTGAAACAAATCAAGACATTATTAACAGAGCATAAAGAAGTGCACCCGGAATTTATCGAAGTGCGATTTGATAAATACAATGATAGCAGTTTAGATATTCTGATTTACTTCTATACGAAAACTACTGCATGGATTAACTACCTTGAAGTGAAGGAAGACATCAACTATAGAATCATGGAAATCCTTGATCGAGAAGGTGTTTCTGTTGCATTCCCAAGCAGAAGTATTTATATGGAAAAAGAAGATACAGCTGAATCGGGTGAAAAAGAATGA
- a CDS encoding DUF2188 domain-containing protein: protein MEAKIFHVVPNEEKNKWDIKIEGRDHAEKTFDKKDIATDEARKLADEARPSQVVLHRENGEIEDVSKYSTNG, encoded by the coding sequence GTGGAAGCAAAAATATTTCATGTAGTTCCAAATGAAGAAAAGAACAAATGGGATATCAAGATTGAAGGCAGAGATCACGCAGAAAAAACCTTTGATAAGAAAGACATCGCAACAGATGAGGCGAGAAAATTAGCAGACGAAGCGCGGCCAAGCCAAGTCGTACTTCATAGAGAAAATGGCGAAATTGAGGACGTAAGTAAATACTCGACGAATGGATAA
- a CDS encoding YuzL family protein: protein MKKKKKDPTTIGLPSSQPEGQGTGYEKGAGLDSARKKKKK, encoded by the coding sequence TTGAAGAAAAAGAAGAAAGATCCAACAACGATCGGATTACCGTCCTCTCAACCGGAAGGACAAGGAACGGGATATGAAAAAGGTGCTGGTCTAGATTCAGCGCGAAAAAAGAAGAAGAAATAG
- a CDS encoding YbgA family protein: MRSFPKPRVVVSKCLEFEACRYNGDVLKDRTIQTLIPYVEFIPICPEVEIGLGTPRETVRLVSVGNETKMIQPSTKIDLTADMQSFTRSFFESLSDVDGFILKNRSPSCGTRDVRIYTGVEKAPVKEKGSGLFGGMVLEAFGKLAVEEEGRLTNFTIREHFLTKLYTLAAFRELKSNPTIQALIQFQSENKYLFMAYNQTRMKNMGRIIAKHKNFDSIEEVYSEYEQQLYLLFQKAARYTSNINVCQHIMGYFSDNISKNEKDHFIHLLERYKDKKIPLSNLLTILKSWVYRFDNEYLLQQSFFEPYPEDLVEMADSGKGRSYA, translated from the coding sequence ATGCGGTCTTTTCCTAAGCCAAGAGTGGTTGTAAGTAAATGTTTAGAGTTCGAAGCTTGCCGATATAACGGCGATGTATTGAAAGACAGAACGATTCAAACCCTTATCCCTTACGTAGAATTTATTCCAATTTGTCCTGAAGTAGAAATTGGGCTCGGGACACCTAGAGAAACCGTCAGACTTGTTTCAGTGGGCAACGAAACGAAGATGATTCAACCTTCGACAAAAATTGATTTAACAGCCGATATGCAAAGCTTCACAAGGTCATTTTTCGAGTCCTTATCAGATGTAGATGGTTTCATTCTAAAGAATCGTTCTCCAAGCTGTGGAACGAGAGATGTAAGAATCTATACTGGTGTTGAAAAAGCCCCTGTTAAGGAGAAAGGCAGTGGTCTGTTTGGTGGTATGGTGTTAGAAGCGTTTGGAAAATTAGCTGTTGAAGAAGAAGGACGTTTAACAAACTTTACGATTAGAGAGCATTTCCTCACCAAACTATATACGTTAGCAGCATTCCGTGAATTAAAAAGTAATCCGACGATTCAAGCGCTCATACAATTTCAATCAGAAAACAAATACCTTTTCATGGCTTATAACCAAACACGCATGAAAAACATGGGACGAATTATCGCAAAACATAAGAATTTCGACTCTATTGAGGAAGTATATTCGGAATATGAGCAACAGCTCTATCTCCTATTTCAAAAAGCAGCGAGATATACTTCTAACATTAACGTTTGCCAGCATATCATGGGGTACTTTTCTGATAACATTTCGAAAAACGAGAAAGATCACTTTATACATTTACTTGAAAGGTATAAAGACAAGAAAATACCACTTAGCAATTTATTGACCATCTTAAAATCCTGGGTATATCGCTTTGACAATGAGTACTTACTACAACAATCCTTTTTTGAGCCCTATCCTGAAGACCTCGTTGAAATGGCTGATTCAGGTAAAGGGAGAAGCTACGCGTAA
- a CDS encoding uracil-DNA glycosylase codes for MTNLTNDWGEILQAEFEKEYYLQLREKLKVEYGNYTVFPDMYDIFNALHFTSYRDAKVILIGQDPYHGPGQAHGLSFSVQPGVRQPPSLKNIFKELHADLGYDIPDHGSLLNWTKQGVLLLNTVLTVRKKEPNSHKGIGWEHFTNAVIQSLNEREQPLVFLLWGKHAQQKEALITNNHHFILKSPHPSPFSANKGFFGSKPFSKINQFLRENDMEEIDWKIPNLEEQ; via the coding sequence ATGACGAATTTGACGAATGACTGGGGAGAAATTCTCCAAGCTGAGTTTGAGAAAGAATACTATTTACAGTTGAGAGAGAAGTTGAAGGTGGAGTACGGCAATTATACCGTCTTTCCTGACATGTATGACATTTTTAATGCGCTTCACTTCACATCCTACCGAGATGCGAAAGTCATTTTAATCGGTCAAGATCCTTATCATGGACCTGGACAAGCGCACGGGCTCAGCTTCTCCGTTCAGCCTGGTGTACGTCAGCCTCCTTCGCTGAAAAATATATTTAAGGAACTCCATGCAGATCTCGGTTATGACATACCCGATCATGGGTCTTTATTGAATTGGACGAAACAAGGGGTTCTTCTATTGAATACCGTTTTGACGGTTCGGAAAAAGGAGCCCAATTCACATAAAGGAATTGGGTGGGAGCACTTCACAAACGCGGTTATACAATCACTAAATGAAAGAGAGCAACCTCTAGTGTTTCTCCTTTGGGGAAAACATGCACAACAAAAAGAAGCGCTCATTACGAACAACCACCATTTCATACTTAAATCACCACATCCGAGCCCATTTTCAGCAAATAAAGGCTTTTTCGGTAGTAAACCGTTCTCGAAAATCAACCAGTTTCTCCGAGAAAACGATATGGAAGAAATCGACTGGAAAATACCGAATCTTGAGGAACAATAA
- a CDS encoding GNAT family N-acetyltransferase, giving the protein MEIRRMEVEDVKPFIELMSRSYPGMKLVTDDDIEKMADRFIDLQQNDTSTALYGAYQSGQLVGGMRFHDFEMMFYDQKVPVGGIGMVAVDLLHKKERVAKSLLEYFHKHYLERETYMTALHPFRPDFYKKMGYGYGTKKNRYRVQPHHLPKGKSKAHIEYIPLEQIDAIVGFYNKVATKTHGMMIRSHSDFERPMKQPGNYTIGFVKDGEIKGYVGFSFQSEHGDSFLQNDILIHEMVYEDTEVLSEFLTFFHSQHDQVRSIYFDTQDEYFHHLLLNPSNGSNHLIPHVFHESNTQGVGLMYRILDTVKFLDSVSEMNFGGESLNLKMKVKDSFQPNNEKSVFMKVENGHISIKQELNTDVEIELDVSEFSTLLMGVVPFDTLVMYGNATISSKDYIAHVTRLFYTRQKPVCLNRF; this is encoded by the coding sequence ATGGAGATTAGAAGAATGGAAGTTGAAGACGTTAAACCATTTATCGAGTTAATGAGTCGATCCTATCCTGGGATGAAACTCGTCACAGATGACGACATTGAAAAGATGGCTGATCGATTTATTGATCTACAACAAAACGATACATCTACCGCTCTTTATGGCGCTTATCAATCAGGACAGCTTGTCGGCGGTATGCGCTTCCATGATTTTGAAATGATGTTTTATGATCAGAAAGTGCCTGTAGGTGGCATCGGAATGGTAGCTGTAGATCTACTACATAAAAAAGAGCGTGTCGCAAAGTCGTTACTTGAGTATTTCCACAAGCATTACCTGGAGCGAGAAACATATATGACCGCTCTCCACCCTTTCCGTCCAGACTTTTACAAAAAAATGGGGTATGGTTACGGAACGAAGAAGAACCGTTATCGTGTTCAACCGCATCATCTGCCTAAAGGAAAGTCTAAAGCACATATTGAATACATTCCACTTGAACAAATCGATGCCATTGTAGGGTTTTATAATAAAGTGGCTACAAAGACACATGGAATGATGATTCGATCTCATTCAGATTTTGAAAGACCTATGAAGCAGCCAGGAAATTATACAATTGGATTTGTTAAAGACGGCGAAATCAAAGGATACGTAGGGTTTTCCTTCCAATCTGAGCACGGAGATAGCTTCCTCCAAAACGATATTCTCATCCATGAGATGGTTTATGAGGATACAGAGGTCCTTTCAGAATTCCTCACTTTCTTCCATAGCCAACATGATCAAGTACGTTCGATTTATTTTGATACACAGGATGAATATTTCCATCATCTTTTACTAAATCCGAGCAATGGGTCAAATCACCTTATTCCGCACGTCTTTCATGAAAGTAATACCCAAGGTGTCGGGCTAATGTATCGGATACTCGATACGGTAAAATTTCTAGATTCAGTATCAGAAATGAATTTTGGAGGCGAAAGTCTTAACTTAAAAATGAAAGTGAAAGATAGCTTTCAACCTAATAATGAAAAGTCAGTTTTCATGAAAGTAGAAAACGGACATATTTCAATTAAACAAGAGTTGAATACTGATGTTGAAATCGAGCTTGATGTGTCGGAGTTCTCTACCCTACTTATGGGTGTTGTTCCTTTTGACACACTCGTGATGTATGGCAATGCAACTATTTCATCTAAAGATTACATAGCTCATGTGACGAGGCTATTCTACACTCGTCAAAAGCCAGTATGTTTGAACAGATTCTAA
- a CDS encoding GNAT family N-acetyltransferase, with amino-acid sequence MITKSIRKGDRVYLGRFTEEDLDKVSTWYHDDEYMRCMDAAPSFPLLKRDFKDWVELKPREQKSFLFAIRMIEDDSVIGWVDLDDILWVHRNAWLAIGIGERKIWDQGLGYETMQLVLNFAFNELNLHRVQLTVFSYNKRAINLYERLGFKYEGAQREFLQRDGELHDMLMYGILSHEWLKNDEKKRS; translated from the coding sequence ATGATTACAAAATCGATTCGTAAAGGTGACCGAGTCTACTTAGGCCGTTTTACAGAAGAGGATTTGGATAAGGTATCCACTTGGTACCATGATGATGAGTACATGCGATGTATGGACGCTGCTCCATCATTCCCATTATTAAAGAGAGACTTCAAAGATTGGGTAGAGCTAAAGCCTCGAGAGCAGAAATCCTTTTTATTTGCTATTCGTATGATCGAGGACGACAGCGTCATTGGTTGGGTAGACTTGGATGACATTCTATGGGTTCATCGTAATGCTTGGCTTGCTATTGGTATTGGTGAAAGAAAGATATGGGATCAAGGTCTAGGATATGAAACGATGCAGCTCGTACTGAACTTTGCCTTTAATGAGCTCAATTTACACCGCGTACAACTCACTGTTTTTAGTTATAATAAGCGTGCAATTAACCTATATGAACGACTCGGATTCAAATATGAGGGTGCACAACGTGAATTTCTCCAAAGAGATGGTGAACTGCATGACATGCTTATGTATGGCATTTTAAGTCACGAGTGGTTGAAGAATGATGAGAAGAAACGTTCTTAA
- a CDS encoding YojF family protein, whose translation MTKVQPLIERFVDQDVYIHLETTNGAYASHFGEKPFSAGAYIRNGKIKYSRGKITGEGPYRVGLKMEFGWIYAEGITHWELDAKNRLLMAGHDKDGKLAVALQISETPFE comes from the coding sequence ATGACAAAAGTTCAGCCACTCATAGAACGATTTGTGGACCAGGACGTATACATTCATTTAGAAACGACTAATGGCGCTTACGCCTCTCACTTTGGTGAAAAGCCATTTTCTGCAGGAGCGTATATACGTAACGGCAAAATAAAGTACTCACGAGGAAAAATCACTGGAGAAGGTCCTTACAGAGTTGGTTTGAAAATGGAATTCGGCTGGATCTATGCTGAAGGTATTACCCATTGGGAGCTTGATGCTAAGAATCGATTGCTCATGGCTGGGCATGACAAAGACGGAAAGCTCGCTGTTGCACTGCAAATAAGTGAAACGCCGTTTGAATAA
- the bshB2 gene encoding bacillithiol biosynthesis deacetylase BshB2, producing the protein MEKQVLVIFPHPDDEAFGVSGSIAKYIDEGTPVTYMCLTLGEMGRNMGNPPFATRETLPEIRKQELQEASKVLGIQDLRMMGLRDKTIEFEDPEMLADLFTDAINELDPSLIITFYPGYSVHPDHDACGAAVIKAVQNMPKAKRPKVECVAFSHNCEEELGRPDVIRDVSDFMDQKLNTLEAHKSQTAGLMEGMKKRLQANEEELMNWIKFERFWTYPFNER; encoded by the coding sequence ATGGAGAAACAAGTACTGGTCATATTTCCACATCCAGATGATGAAGCTTTCGGTGTATCTGGATCGATTGCAAAGTACATCGACGAAGGCACGCCTGTAACGTACATGTGTCTAACGCTCGGTGAAATGGGTCGTAATATGGGTAACCCACCTTTTGCGACAAGAGAAACACTCCCAGAAATTCGTAAACAGGAATTACAAGAAGCAAGTAAAGTCCTCGGCATACAAGATTTACGAATGATGGGGCTTAGAGATAAGACGATTGAATTTGAAGATCCTGAGATGCTTGCTGATCTGTTCACTGATGCGATTAACGAGTTGGACCCTTCATTAATCATTACGTTCTATCCAGGTTACAGTGTCCACCCAGATCATGATGCTTGTGGGGCAGCAGTCATTAAAGCCGTACAAAACATGCCAAAAGCGAAACGGCCAAAAGTCGAATGTGTTGCGTTCTCACATAATTGCGAAGAGGAACTAGGCCGACCTGACGTCATCCGTGATGTTAGTGATTTCATGGACCAAAAGCTTAACACACTCGAAGCACACAAAAGTCAAACAGCTGGGTTAATGGAAGGTATGAAGAAGAGACTACAAGCCAATGAAGAAGAATTGATGAATTGGATTAAGTTTGAACGGTTTTGGACATATCCATTTAATGAACGATAG
- a CDS encoding potassium/proton antiporter → MDFSVDGTILLVSILLIIGVVTAKFSARLGLPSLVLFIVVGMMLNEYVYYANALLTQLIGTFALIVILFEGGLKTRWYDIKKVYKPSLSLATLGVLITTLVTGLAAKYILDVSWLEGFLFGAIVGSTDAAAIFAALGNKNIKRKLTSTLEAESGTNDPMAIFLTVSILQLIQIQDVNPATFLLDFFWQMGVGLLIGLLLGRVAVWMINQINLDSSGLYPVLSIALAIFTFGIASLLSASGFLAVYVMAVFLGNNDITYRHSIVRFNEGFAWMMQITMFILLGLLVFPNQLLDVVWQGIILSFILMLVARPIGVFISLIGSKFDVREKLFISWAGLKGAVPIVLATYPMVAGLENSGLLFNVVFFVVFTSALIQGATISPVGKYFKFLHGARVEPPHSLELISIGKTQNEMMEIQVESGSPVIGCEIKDLSLPDHTLITGVIRGEALITPTGDTVLCEGDRLYILIHKTQRNMVKQLIRKQPSEENRTSE, encoded by the coding sequence ATGGATTTCAGCGTAGATGGTACAATTCTACTTGTTTCGATTTTATTAATTATTGGCGTCGTAACAGCGAAATTTTCTGCCAGGTTAGGGTTGCCTTCATTAGTGTTGTTTATCGTAGTAGGTATGATGCTGAACGAGTACGTGTATTATGCTAACGCATTGCTTACCCAATTGATCGGTACCTTTGCACTAATCGTCATACTATTTGAAGGTGGTCTGAAAACTAGGTGGTATGATATCAAAAAGGTTTATAAGCCGTCATTATCATTGGCAACACTCGGAGTGCTCATTACCACATTGGTGACTGGACTAGCAGCAAAATACATATTGGATGTCAGTTGGTTAGAGGGCTTTCTTTTTGGTGCGATTGTCGGTTCCACTGATGCCGCTGCAATATTTGCGGCGTTAGGCAATAAGAACATCAAAAGAAAACTGACATCAACATTAGAGGCAGAATCCGGTACAAATGATCCAATGGCGATCTTCTTGACAGTTTCTATTTTACAGTTGATCCAGATACAAGATGTGAATCCGGCAACGTTCCTGTTGGACTTCTTTTGGCAGATGGGCGTAGGCCTCCTTATCGGTTTGCTCCTGGGAAGAGTGGCGGTTTGGATGATCAATCAAATCAATTTGGATTCATCAGGTCTATATCCGGTTCTATCAATTGCTTTAGCGATTTTCACTTTTGGAATCGCTAGTCTATTAAGCGCTAGTGGTTTTCTGGCCGTTTATGTTATGGCTGTATTTCTAGGAAACAACGATATTACATACCGGCATTCAATTGTTCGATTCAATGAGGGATTTGCATGGATGATGCAAATCACCATGTTCATATTACTAGGACTGCTGGTGTTTCCTAATCAATTGCTGGACGTCGTGTGGCAAGGAATTATCCTATCCTTCATCCTCATGCTAGTGGCTCGTCCCATCGGGGTTTTCATAAGTTTAATAGGGAGCAAATTCGACGTAAGAGAAAAGCTCTTCATCTCCTGGGCAGGGTTAAAAGGTGCGGTACCGATTGTACTGGCGACGTATCCTATGGTCGCAGGTTTAGAAAACAGCGGATTGCTCTTTAATGTCGTGTTCTTCGTCGTCTTCACGTCAGCTTTGATTCAAGGAGCTACCATCTCTCCTGTTGGAAAGTACTTTAAATTTTTACATGGTGCTAGAGTAGAGCCACCACATAGTTTAGAACTCATTTCGATTGGTAAGACGCAGAATGAAATGATGGAAATCCAAGTAGAGAGCGGGTCTCCCGTTATAGGTTGTGAAATCAAGGATCTTTCACTTCCGGATCATACTTTGATTACAGGCGTCATTCGTGGGGAAGCGCTCATTACTCCAACAGGGGATACGGTTTTATGTGAAGGAGATAGATTATACATTCTCATACATAAAACACAGCGGAATATGGTGAAACAGCTTATCCGTAAACAACCATCAGAGGAGAATAGGACATCCGAATAA
- a CDS encoding RrF2 family transcriptional regulator: MRMTQYSDYFLRVLMYLAAQMDGRLVQIKEIADTYKISKNHLMKVTHELSKLGLIRTVRGRNGGITLGKKPEEINIGELIRRTEEDFYLVECFDAEHNKCIISPACKLRGVLNKALSAYFEVLDQYTLADLTRNVDQLQTLFSVEQE; this comes from the coding sequence TTGCGAATGACCCAATACAGTGATTATTTTTTGAGGGTGTTGATGTACTTGGCGGCACAGATGGATGGACGGCTAGTACAAATTAAAGAGATCGCTGACACATATAAAATTTCCAAAAATCACTTGATGAAAGTGACGCATGAGCTTAGTAAGCTCGGTTTGATTAGGACAGTACGGGGAAGAAACGGTGGCATTACCCTTGGTAAGAAGCCTGAAGAGATCAATATCGGTGAGCTGATTCGAAGGACAGAGGAAGACTTTTATCTTGTAGAGTGCTTTGATGCTGAGCATAACAAATGCATCATAAGTCCTGCTTGTAAATTGAGAGGCGTATTGAATAAAGCATTGAGCGCATATTTTGAAGTGTTGGATCAGTACACGCTAGCAGATCTGACTAGGAATGTAGATCAATTGCAAACACTCTTTTCAGTCGAACAGGAATGA
- the hmpA gene encoding NO-inducible flavohemoprotein, producing the protein MLDQKTILTIKSTVPVLKEYGTAITSRFYELLFKNHPELLNLFNHSNQHKGRQQGALSNAVYAAAVHIDRLEEILPAVKQIAHKHRSLGVKPEQYPIVGENLLAAIKEVLGDAATDEILEAWAKAYQVIADVFIQVESEMYEEAEIQEGGWKDFREFKLVRKDVESKVITSFYLQPVDGKDVASFLPGQYVSVKVQIPNDPHTHIRQYSLSDAPGKGYYRLSIKREGRVSMHLHDNIEVGDSLFLSAPAGDFSLKMNEEKPLVLIGAGVGLTPLVSMLETTLSELPNRKIHYFHAAINGDYQAMGDRIQELVAQHENLKAHFCFEHPTEQDQQNQCFALKGRMDMEWLQTKIPLDADFYICGPEGFMKMMIGGLNQFGVSPEQINYEFFGPAIDLDNVMTVKSGA; encoded by the coding sequence ATGTTAGATCAGAAAACGATACTTACCATTAAATCAACTGTCCCTGTTTTAAAAGAATATGGAACTGCTATTACGTCAAGATTTTATGAACTGCTTTTTAAGAACCACCCAGAGCTATTAAACTTATTTAACCATTCCAATCAACATAAAGGAAGACAACAAGGGGCCTTATCTAATGCTGTTTATGCCGCTGCAGTCCATATTGATCGCCTTGAGGAAATTTTACCGGCAGTAAAGCAAATTGCTCATAAACATAGAAGCTTAGGAGTAAAACCAGAGCAATACCCTATTGTTGGAGAGAACTTGCTCGCAGCTATTAAAGAAGTACTCGGTGATGCAGCGACAGATGAAATTTTGGAAGCATGGGCTAAAGCATATCAAGTCATCGCTGATGTGTTCATACAAGTAGAATCAGAAATGTATGAAGAAGCTGAAATTCAAGAAGGTGGCTGGAAAGATTTCCGTGAATTTAAGCTTGTTCGTAAGGATGTCGAAAGCAAAGTGATCACTTCCTTCTACCTTCAGCCCGTTGACGGGAAAGATGTTGCCTCCTTCCTACCCGGACAATATGTAAGCGTGAAAGTACAGATACCGAACGATCCACACACACATATTCGTCAATACAGCCTGTCCGATGCACCTGGGAAAGGCTACTACCGTCTTTCAATCAAACGTGAAGGACGTGTGTCTATGCACCTTCATGACAATATCGAGGTTGGAGACAGCCTGTTCCTAAGTGCTCCAGCTGGAGATTTTTCTCTTAAAATGAATGAAGAAAAGCCACTTGTATTAATCGGTGCAGGTGTTGGACTTACACCGCTCGTGAGTATGCTAGAAACAACGCTTTCTGAATTACCGAACCGAAAAATTCACTATTTCCATGCAGCCATTAACGGAGACTATCAAGCGATGGGAGATCGTATACAAGAATTGGTGGCACAACACGAAAACTTGAAAGCCCACTTCTGTTTTGAACACCCAACAGAGCAGGATCAACAAAATCAGTGTTTTGCCTTAAAAGGCCGCATGGATATGGAATGGCTTCAAACGAAAATTCCACTAGATGCTGATTTTTATATATGTGGCCCAGAAGGATTTATGAAAATGATGATTGGTGGGTTAAATCAATTCGGCGTATCTCCAGAACAAATCAACTACGAATTCTTCGGTCCAGCAATTGATCTTGATAATGTGATGACAGTTAAAAGTGGAGCATAG
- the msrB gene encoding peptide-methionine (R)-S-oxide reductase MsrB — MVENNEQLQKATFAGGCFWCMTKPFDEMPGIEEVVSGYTGGTKDNPTYRDVTSNQYGHREAVQITFDPEIFPYTKLLQLYWQQIDPTDPGGQFGDRGESYKTAIYYHNDEQKALAEASKKEIEESGRFSKPIVTDIFPASAFYPADEQHQQYYKKNPDHYKAYYKGSGRKGFVEENWVIEKDDKELREKLSDIQYKVTQENGTEPAFQNEYYNNEGEGIYVDIVSGEPLFSSKDQYDAGCGWPSFTKPIHSIRVKEKTDLSHFMIRTEVRSKSGDSHLGHLFKDGPGPDKSRYCINSAALRFIPKEELENEGYGEYKVLFES, encoded by the coding sequence ATGGTTGAAAACAATGAACAATTGCAAAAAGCGACATTCGCAGGTGGTTGTTTCTGGTGTATGACAAAGCCATTTGATGAGATGCCTGGAATTGAAGAAGTGGTATCGGGATATACAGGTGGAACGAAAGATAACCCAACGTATAGGGACGTGACATCGAATCAATATGGTCATCGTGAGGCTGTTCAGATTACCTTTGACCCTGAAATCTTTCCATATACGAAATTACTTCAACTATATTGGCAGCAAATCGATCCGACAGATCCTGGAGGTCAATTCGGAGATCGCGGAGAATCCTATAAAACAGCGATATATTATCATAATGATGAACAGAAGGCTCTAGCTGAAGCTTCTAAGAAGGAAATTGAGGAGAGCGGGCGGTTCTCGAAACCGATCGTGACGGATATTTTTCCTGCATCGGCATTTTATCCAGCAGATGAACAACATCAACAATATTATAAAAAGAACCCAGACCATTACAAAGCTTACTACAAAGGATCCGGGCGCAAAGGATTTGTTGAAGAGAATTGGGTAATTGAGAAAGACGATAAAGAACTTCGAGAAAAATTATCCGATATCCAATATAAAGTTACACAAGAAAACGGGACAGAGCCTGCCTTCCAAAATGAGTACTATAATAACGAGGGTGAAGGCATATATGTAGATATCGTTTCTGGGGAGCCGTTGTTTAGTTCAAAGGATCAATATGATGCGGGTTGTGGTTGGCCGAGTTTTACAAAACCAATCCATTCAATTCGGGTCAAAGAAAAAACCGACCTTAGTCATTTCATGATCCGTACAGAAGTTCGAAGTAAGAGTGGGGACTCGCACTTAGGTCATTTGTTTAAGGATGGGCCTGGGCCAGACAAATCAAGGTATTGTATTAACTCAGCTGCACTTCGCTTCATACCGAAAGAAGAGCTGGAAAACGAAGGGTACGGAGAGTATAAAGTTTTATTTGAATCATAG